TGCGGTTCGTTGATATCTGATGCGCCATCTCATAGTATGTCAGATTGTAGCGGTCATCCTCCCATGCCTCCTTCTTCGCTGCCAGAGCATCGTTGTAGAGCTGCCTGCAGGTCTCCAGCGTGTCCTCTAGCTTTTTGATCTGATCCTCAGTCGGATACAGCCGGAACTTGTAGGCAGATCTCATCTCGATTGTTGCTCCTCCATATTGCGTACGGGCTTACTACAAAGATTGGAGTTTGCGCCCTGTTTATTCTCTATCAGGGAATGCTCCTGCCTGGATCTGGAAGGACAAGGGAGATGCCCTCAAGGCGCTGGGCCGCCAGGCTGAGGCAGACACTGCTCATGCCAGGGCAAGGGAGCTGGGGTATCTGGTGTGATCTCTGCTGGTGATGAATCCCCCGCCGTAATGGCGGGGAGCGTTCACCCAGCCACTGGGGGTCACTCAAGTATCCTGTGCAGATGGAACTGATGGGGCCCGAGCTTACCTCCGAAGTTCCCCGCAGATATCCTGATCACCCCAGGGACCGTGCATGCAGCCCGGATCCCGACGCGCATCGCCTCCTCGATCGCCTCCCTGCTTATCCCGTTGATCACGATCTCGTACCCGGCGGTGACGTTCTCGGGAAGCACGCAGACCCCCTGATCCTTCAGGCTGGGACAGAACGCCACATTAGTCGAGGCCTTCAGGAACTTGTACCTGCTCCCGACCTTGGAGCCGCTAGCGACCACGCCTCCAGGGAACGGGGTTATCGTTCCTCTGAGCTTCGCTATAGCGTCGACGGCTGCCTCAGCGGCCATGAGTGCAGCGGGCTGGTTCTGCCCGAGAATGTAGAAGTTGCCACCGGCTATCCCATCCACAGCCCCGAT
The genomic region above belongs to Methanothrix sp. and contains:
- a CDS encoding helix-turn-helix domain-containing protein translates to MRSAYKFRLYPTEDQIKKLEDTLETCRQLYNDALAAKKEAWEDDRYNLTYYEMAHQISTNR